In Amycolatopsis coloradensis, one genomic interval encodes:
- a CDS encoding ABC transporter ATP-binding protein: protein MSLNLTGVTLTYPDGDTRLTALDDVTLDVPPGTLTAVAGPSGSGKSSLLAVAATLITPDHGTVTVDGTTTTGLTRGELTGLRRRKIGIVFQQPNLLPALTAAEQLQVMARIDGRSPAGARAVAMDLLDAVGLAAQAGRRPHQLSGGQRQRVNIARALMNEPTVLLIDEPTSALDHERGAAVIDLIASLTRERATATVLVTHDRVHLSAVDRIVEVHDGRLSTKDGRSEPPSSFRSMRKRIS from the coding sequence ATGAGCCTGAACCTGACCGGTGTCACCCTCACCTATCCCGACGGTGACACCCGCCTCACCGCACTCGATGACGTCACGTTGGACGTCCCGCCGGGCACGCTCACCGCGGTCGCCGGCCCCTCCGGCTCCGGCAAGTCCAGCCTGCTCGCCGTCGCGGCCACCCTCATCACCCCGGACCACGGGACCGTCACGGTCGACGGCACCACGACCACCGGCCTCACCCGCGGCGAACTCACCGGACTTCGCCGGCGCAAGATCGGGATCGTCTTCCAGCAGCCGAATCTGCTGCCCGCCCTCACAGCCGCCGAGCAGCTTCAGGTCATGGCCCGGATCGACGGCCGCTCCCCGGCCGGAGCACGGGCTGTGGCCATGGACCTGCTGGACGCCGTCGGGCTCGCGGCGCAGGCGGGGCGTCGCCCGCACCAGCTCTCCGGTGGCCAACGACAGCGGGTGAACATCGCCCGCGCGTTGATGAACGAACCCACCGTGCTGCTGATCGACGAACCGACGAGCGCCCTCGATCACGAGCGCGGCGCGGCGGTCATCGACCTGATCGCCAGCCTGACGCGCGAGCGGGCCACCGCCACCGTCCTGGTCACGCACGACCGCGTCCATCTCAGCGCGGTGGACCGGATCGTCGAAGTGCACGACGGACGGCTCTCCACAAAGGACGGACGTTCGGAACCGCCGTCTT